The DNA window tcggggtcgggaaagatcggatttgctcgatcactgatcggaaatcggattttaaaatcgatcctgaaatctcaagatcggctcagccctagccTAAACCTTTACGTAAATCTTAGGGTCACAATTCGGACAAAGAAGGGGGAAGTAATCACTGAGAAGATGAGGAGCAAGAACCCAAAACCATCTGTTTGCAGCAGGGTCTCTTGGTTTGGTTTATATCCCTAGTCTTGTTGCAAGTCCTGTTAAAGAGTCGGACATTGACTATAGGTGGCGCTTCATAGACAGCTTTATTTCTTCAGCACATGGGCTAATCCTTCTTCCCAGAGGCCATTGTCTGGCCAATACAACTCCCTACGAATGTTCTGGACCATTCCCCAAGGAGAAGCCGCAGACCATAGACCATAGATCCGGAACGAAAGGAATTGACTTTATTTCTGGATACCTTTCAGTTACAGAGATATAAAAGACCCGTATATGTAATGATCGTACATTGGTACATTATACTAGATGGACCATGGGGGCTTCCTCTGCCCTCAGATTTCAGTGTTTTGATTATTATTGCTGTCATGATTTTTATTTTCATGCACCAGATTCGCCCCATAGACCTCAACTTCACACAGCTGAAGATAGTCTTGTTTTCCAGGCAAATAGATATTGACGTATCTCCCAACCATATCATTACATTGGAAGGTCTGAGTCTCTCCATCTAGAATTGTTGTCACCACCGCACACCTGTAACAGGAAAAGTAAGAGGTTAGTATCCCTTACATCTATAGATAAAATAAACACCCATACTCACCCCTCCTGGGCTTCCATGTGGCATCCAATGATGTCTATGGGTTCTTGCaagtcatcttctggcctcctggatgaTGTTGTGAGCCTCTGGAGACCTCCGAGGCCTGTGATCACATGGGATGGGCCACTTTAATGCAATCCTCATGATGTTGGCGAACCCCACTTGACcaatgaggtccaatcacaggtctcaatgGTCCCACAAAGACCATGACTTCACCCAGGCAGCCGAAAGAGACCAGAACACAACCAATGAGGACCCCGAAGGAGCCCAGGAAGGGCTTAACGAATTTGGTTTCTTACGAATTGTTCAGTCACCTCTCATGGAGAACTATTTGTATCACTGCCAGGAGAGTAACCTGCTGCCAAATACCATTGTTAACCGCTTATCTCCTTATCCTAAGCCACTAGATAACTAGAAATCATCTCTTGGATTTGTCCCCATCCAAAAAATCTGCCCTATGACTATTACATCACAGTACTGAACACAAAATccgagaacagaaaaataaaatgttggCTCCTAACCTCACTGAAGATCATAGACTGAAGCTGACCATAGACTTGAGATAAATATGGTGAACCAGATGACTTCCTATAGTGGTCAGATGTTCATATATAGGTTACATGACCCATATGTATTGGGGTGTATCTAGAGGGTCAGGCTCACCTTGGATTGTCGTTCCCATTGTTGGCCAGTGAGTTGCCTACAAGGATTATGgcacctctcagtctgtttccgcagCAGTCACCTCTGTTGGTGATGCTGATGTGGCCAATTCTGTAAGACTTCAGCAAATCCACCCTCCACCAGGGAGATAAGTCATCGTGTGTGTGAGAACATGATCCATGATGGTAATTTGAGTTCTGGTTTCCATCTATTGCATTCATTGCCGATGCCATATAGCCCGTATGATACACGCTGTCTCTTAAAA is part of the Leptodactylus fuscus isolate aLepFus1 chromosome 3, aLepFus1.hap2, whole genome shotgun sequence genome and encodes:
- the LOC142198658 gene encoding fucolectin-4-like, which codes for MKLLLLIVLLWIVSDGAPTDRNVALGGRATQSTILRDSVYHTGYMASAMNAIDGNQNSNYHHGSCSHTHDDLSPWWRVDLLKSYRIGHISITNRGDCCGNRLRGAIILVGNSLANNGNDNPRCAVVTTILDGETQTFQCNDMVGRYVNIYLPGKQDYLQLCEVEVYGANLVHENKNHDSNNNQNTEI